The genomic stretch AACGAAACATGTTTATAGCGGATATTGCCCTTCAGGCCGGAAACATCTTTCGAATCAGGTGAGTCCTGAATATCCGGCTCTGTCTCCATGAGCTCCATATAGCTTTTGAAACCCGCGATCCCCCTCGGATACATTTCGATAATGGCATTAATTTTGTCAATAGGCCTGAACAGCACATTCGTCAAGAGTACAAACGCCACAAATTCCCCGTACGATAAGGAGCCGCGAATGACAAACCACGTCCCGCACAAAAGGACAAACAGCGTGACAAACCGGGTCAGCATATAGCTGATTGAACCGTTTTTCGCCATGATTTTGTAGGAAGAAAGCTTTGTGACACGAAAACGCTGGTTGTTGACGGCGAAGCGTTCTTTTTCAAATGCTTCATTTCCGAACGCCTGCACAAGCCGGATGCCGCCGATGTTATTTTCTACACGCGCGCTGAAGTCTCCGATATCCTTGTTCAGCGTGGTAAATGCTTTGGTCATTTTTTTGTTGAAATAAAGCGCTAGCCAAATGACGATCGGCATAATGATAAACGTTAATAAAGCAAGCTGCCAGTTAATAAACAGCATCACTCCGAACGCCCCGAGAATGGTCATGACCGCAATGAATAAGTCTTCCGGTCCGTGATGGGCGACTTCACCGATATACATTAAATCGTTCGTGAGCTTCGACATCAGCGTTCCCGTCTTGTTGTTGTCGTAAAATTTGAACGAGAGCTTTTGCAAATGGTCAAAAAGCGACTTTCTCATATCAGTCTCAATATTGATACCAAGCATGTGTCCCCAGTAGGTCACGATATACTGAAGAGCCGAGCTGAGCGCGTACACCGCAAATAACCCGATTGAGGTCGCGATGATCAGTCCCCAGTCCCTGCCCGGCAGCAAGGTATCAATAAAATAATTGACGATCAAAGGAAAACTCAGCTCCATTAAACCTCCCGCGATCGCTGAGAAAAAGTCGAGAAAGAACAACGTTTTATATGGTTTATAATATGAAAAAAATTGCCGCAGCACCCTATCTTCCCCCAATGTATAAATAACTGATAATATTTCTCAATTATACTATACACGGGCTGTTTTGTAAGATCAGATTTCTTTTTTCTTACAGAACACCTGAAAACAGGCGGGCAAACGACTCTTTTGTCCGGTCAGCCACACCTCTTTTATAAAAGCCGACAGGGCTGAGCTTTTCACTTTCCTGCATATCCTCTTCAAAATGGGCCTCAAGGGTTCGGATCGCTTCGGCATCCGTGAAGAACACATTCACTTCAAAGTTGAGCTGAAAGCTGCGCATGTCCATATTCGCGGTACCGACGGAGGCGAGATCGCCATCAATGATCATGACTTTTTGATGCATGAAGCCTTTTTGGTAGGAGTACACTTCAATGCCCTCAAGGAGCAGCTCCGGGAAATAGGACCTCGACGCGTATTGGGTCAAAAAGCTGTCGTTCTTCTCCGGCACCATAACCCTTACCTCTACCCCCTTTGTCGCCGCTGCTTTTAGCGCCGTGCGAATGGATTCATTGGGGACAAAATAGGGCGTGGCGATCCATATTGATTTCTGCGCTGAAGAAATCATTTCATAATAAAGGTCGCTCATGCTTTCCTTCATGTCAGGGCCTGTCGCGACAATTTGATAAATGCCTCCTCCTTCCACGGGAACCGGGGTATTGTACTCCTCTTGATCAATTAGCACTTCATTGGAGACATATTCCCAATCCAGCATAAAGATAGCGTGGAGCGTTTGCACAATTTCCCCCTCAAGCCGCAGGTGTGTATCTCTCCAAAATCCGATGTACGGATCTCTGCTGATATATTCCTTCCCGACATTTAATCCACCCACAAAACCGGTTTTCCCATCGATGATCACGATTTTCCGGTGATTTCTGAAATTCAGCTTCTGGTTGAAAAACCCGTATTTCAGCGGAGAAAACGGGACGATGTCCACCCCCGCTTGTTTCATTCTCATAATATCTCTTCTTGCCAGCTTCATGCTTCCTGCCGCATCGTATAAAAACCTCACCTCGACACCCTGGCGCGCTTTCTCCATCATAATATCCATCATGCCGCGTCCGAGCATGTCTGATTTAAACATGTAGTATTCAATATGTATGTAAGATTCCGCTTTTCTCATTGCTTTGAAAATGTCCGGGAAGGTTTCTTCGCCGTTTTTCAGCACTTTGATGTTGCTTTTCGTATTGATATTCATATGGGCAGCCCTGATGGAATATGTAAAGAACCTCTCTTGATTGTCCTTCAGCCCTGTCACTTCGGGCGTTTCCTCCTTGTCAAACAGCTTCCTGAGCTTTTCCCTGTTGTACATTCGTTTTGTCTTAAACAGCTTTCCCTTTACATAAAGCTGTCCCGAAAACAGATAAAACACGTAGCCGACGATTGGAAAAAAGACAAGAATATGGATCCATAGCAGCGTGTGCTGCGAGGTGCGGTTTTCAAGAATTAATGAATAGATGCTGAACAAAATAATGCTTATATAGCAAAGCAATCCTCCGTAAAACTCAAGTCTGGAAACCGGAAAAAACCAAATGACATATGCCCCGATGAGCATCATATATAAAAAGAAAAATTCCAGTCTCCTTTTCAGCATCCTGATTCTCTCCAATCTGATTCAATTACCTCTGTATTACCTCTTTTTTCTAATCGATAAACCTTGTAAGTAAAAAACCTCTCCGCCAAAGGAGGAGAGGTTTAGAGAAAACTAACTGTCACGGAATTCATCCGCATCGTTTCTGCAGAAATAAAGCAAGACTATTGGCAACGCCGAGTGACAACATGAGCGGCAAGCTGAACCCGCTCAGCACTCCGGCAAGCGCCGAAAAGAAGGCGGCGCTGTGACTGCAAATACGGTGGATAGAGTAAATTTGATACCCATTCTGATGAGAGAAAATATATAAAACGGGAAATTGATCAGAAAGATATAAGGAGTTAGTCAGGCTGAATCATAATCTGGCTGTTCCGCCGGTTTAAAATGAGTAAAATCCTTGATGTTATTTCCATATACAAACATAACAGGATTCCCGGCAGCCCAGCCATTACCTTGGCAGAAAAAACCCCCTCTTGCAAGGGGGATTTTCACGAGCGTTTCCGATATACAACGTAGCTGCGGGTCAGATACTTGAGCGGCAGACTGAACACATGAACCAATCTCGTAAACGGCCACAGGATAAAAACGACGTATCCTATCACAATATGAAACTTAAACCATAGCGGGACACTCTCCATCAAAGAGGCGTCAGGCCTGAACAAAACGATTTCCCTGAACCAGGGCCCGACTGTGGTCCGGTAATCAAATCCTTTCGAATCAATGTTGAGAAACGTGGCCGCAACGCCTGACAGCATCATGAACAGCAGCAGGAGGAGCGTAAGGATATCGGATGGCGAGCTCGTTTTGCGGATTCTTTTGTCAAACAGCCTTCTGTACGTCAGGATGACAAGTCCGGTACATGCCGCAATGCCCGCCGGCAAGCCAGCGCCAATCGCCATTTTGTGATACATATGCTCTGAAATGCCAAGGGAAGCATACACGCCTTCTGGGATCAGAATCCCCATGACATGCCCGCCGACAACGCACAGCAGTCCCCAGTGAAAAAGTGTGCTGCCAGCCGCAAGTTTTTTCTTTTCTAACAGCTCGCTTGATTTCGCCGTCCAGCCAAATTGGTCATGCTGATAGCGGTAAATATGGCCGCCGATAAAGATTGTCAATACAATGTATGGCATAATACCCCAGAGGATCTGCCCGCTCATGCCTGAACAGCCCCTTCAACGCTTTCACGTACGCCAATGTTTTCAAGCGCGGCCAGCAGCACGTGCAGCAGTTCAGCGTATATACTGTCATTTTTTTCGAGACGGGATGCCAGCTCCCTCACATTGGACAGATATTTCTCAAACACGCTTCTCGCTGCTTCAATTTCTGCAGCCGCAGCAAATTCCAGCATCAGCGGCAGATAATCAGGCAGCTCTTTCTCTGTCGGCAGGAAACCGGATTGCTCGTATGTGTTTTTTAAATGCAGCAATTCAATGCCGCGTTCCCTTTGCTCGCCTGAGTTAAAGTAGGTGACATACATATTTGTTTTTTTCCCGAAGTCGAATGTATAGACATAGTGTTCAATCAGCGCTTCCGGAGAATAGCTGGCTGACGTCTCGAAAAAGTGCAGCAGCTTCTCCCGGATTTGCCGGTTGCCGATTTCTTGGATAAGAGCCTTCCAATCGGGAAGCTCGGCTCTCCACTCTTCATCCGGATAAGAGAGAAGACAGGAAAGAGCAGAGAACGTGATTTGCCGGTCTGTGGTGTTCATCTTGTTACACCTCATTTATCAAAAGTTAGAAACAGGAGCCGGGGCCGCCTGAAAATGATAAGCCGCAGCTTCCTTGTTCAGCGTATAAATCTGATACTTCTTCTCGATGGCTGCTCGGAATCACAAAGCGGTCATCATATTTGGCAATCGCAAGCAGCCGATACATATCTTCAATTTGCTGTTCTGTTAAGCCGACACTGGAGATCAGTTCCGGATCGATTGATTTATTCGTCTGGACCGCTCTCATATACTGGCGCATGACAGACATTTTCTTTAATGTTGACCGAATATGATCCGTATCACCGGCTGTTAACAGCTGCGCCAAATAATCTATCGGGATTCTCATTTGGTCGATAGCCGGAAAAATATCTTCCGCCGTTTGCCGGCTGCCTTTTCCTTCAAAGAGATTCATAATCGGGCTGAGCGGCGGAATGTACCACACCATTGGCAGCGTGCGGTACTCAGGATGAAGCGGCAGCGCGATCTTCCAGTCAATGATCATTTTATAGATCGGTGATTGCTGCGCGGCCTCTATCCATTCAGCCGGAATGCCTTGTTCTTTTGCCAGTTTGGCAACCTCAGGATCATTCGGATCAAGAAAAACGTCCAATTGGGAATGGTAGAGATCCTTTTCATTTTCAACAGATGCCGCTTCCTCCACTTTGTCCGCGTCATATAGCATGACGCCGAGGTAGCGGATTCTGCCAACACACGTCTCAGAGCAGATGGTTGGCAGTCCCGCCTCCAAACGCGGAAAGCAGAGTGTGCATTTTTCCGCTTTGTTCGTTTGCCAGTTAAAATAGACTTTTTTATAAGGACAGGATGAGACGCAATATCTCCATGAACGGCATGCGTTTTGATCCACAAGCACAATGCCGTCCTCCTCGCGTTTGTACATGGCGCCGGATGGACAGGATGAGACGCATGCCGGGTTGATGCAGTGCTCGCAAATACGGGGCAAATACATCATAAAGACGTCATCGAATTCTGTTTTGATCGATTCCTCCATCTTTTGTACGTTGGGATCTTCAAGTCCCGTAATGTGGCCGCCTGCGAGATCGTCCTCCCAGTTCGGTCCCCATTCGATATTCATGAAATCCCCCGTCAAGGACGATTTCGGGCGTGCTACCGGCTGGTGTTTTTTCTGCGGGCTGTTCGTTAATGTTTCATAATCATAGTTCCAAGGTTCATAGTAATCATCAATTGACGGCTGATTCGGATTATAGAAAAGGCCTGCAAGCCGATTGGTTTTCGAGCCCGATTTCAGCTCGAGCTTTCCTTTTTTCAATGTCCAGCCGCCTTTATATTTGTCCTGGTCCTCCCATTGCTTCGGGTAGCCGATGCCCGGCTTTGTTTCTACATTATTGAAGTACATATATTCCGCACCGGAACGGTTTGTCCACGTGTTTTTGCAGGTGACGCTGCACGTGTGGCAGCCGATGCATTTATCCAAGTTCATGACCATACCGATTTGCGCTTTAATCTTCAAGCCAATCGACCTCCTTCAGCTTGCGGATGACGACGTTCAGGTCGCGCTGATTCCCCGTTGGACCGTAATAATTAAAGCCGTAGCTGAGCTGGGCGTAGCCACCGATCATCTGTGTCGGCTTGACGTGAATCCTTGTCGGGCTGTTATGGGTGCCTCCGCGGTTATTCGTCAGCTTTGTGCCGGGCACGTTGATGTGGCGGTCCTGGGCATGGTGCATAAACGCCATTCCTTTAGGAATCCGATGAGACAAAACGGCTCTCGCGACGACAACGCCGTTTCGGTTGAAGCATTCAATCCAATCGTTGTCTTTGATATCCGTGTCCTCTGCATCATCTTTATTCATCCACACGGTCGGCCCGCCGCGGAACAGCGTCAGCATCGGCAGAGAATCAAAATACATGCTGTGGACAGACCATTTATTATGCGGCGTCAAATAATTGAGGACGATTTCTTTTCCCTCTTGATCAGGCCGTTTGCTCAGAAACGGGCGATGCTGGAGGATCGGTTTGAATGTCGCCATCGTTTCACCGAATTCCATCATCAGTTCATGATCGACATAATAGGATTGTCTGCCTGTCAGCGTCCGCCACGGAATTAATTTTTCAACATTCGTTGTAAACGGCGAATACCTGCGCCCTCCTTTTTCAGAGCCGGTAAACGCTGGAGACGTGATCACCGTTTTCGGCTGGGCTGTAATTTGTTCGAACGTAAAGCATTCTTCCTCGCGTTCTTCCGCCAGGTCTTTCAGCTTCAGGTTCGTGATGTTTTCAAGTGATTCCCATGCTTTTACTGCGACCTTTCCATTCGAAGTGGATGATAGGGTTAAAATCGCTTCTGCAGCCTGCTTTGCTTCACTTATATTTGGACATCCCTTTGCCACGCTGTCCGAGGTGATTTCTCCCAGTCTCTGTTTGAGTGATTCATATTCATCGGCTATTGACCAGCTCATCCCTTTTGTTCCGCTCGGCTTTAAAGCAACGTTCGGACCAAGTGCAGTCATTTTATGAAAAATGTGTTTGTAATCCCGTTCAACGACTTGGATGTTCGGCATCGTTTTTCCCGGAATGGCTTCACATTCGCCTTTGCTCCAGTCATTGATTTTGCCGAATGGCTGGGCCAATTCCTGCATGGTGTCGTGGAGCAGCGGTGTCGCAACCACTTCTTTCACCGGCTCCATATCGACTTCTTCTGCCAGATCGGAAACGGCTTTTGACAGCGCCTTGAAAATATCCCAGTCTGACTTCGATTCCCACGGAGCCGAGATCGCAGGAGCAAATGGATGAATGAACGGATGCATATCTGTGCTGCTGAGATCGTGTTTTTCATACCATGTCGCCGCCGGCAGCACGATATCGGAATACAGCGCCGTACCCGCCATTCGAAAATCAAGATTGATTAATAAGTCGAGCTTTCCTTCCGGCGCCTGCTCCCGCCATTTGATTTCTTCTGGGCGGATGCTGTCGCTGTCGTCATTCATTAAACCGTTCGTTGTCCCCAGCAAATGCTTGAGAAAATATTCATGCCCTTTTCCTGAGCTTGAGATCAGATTTGCCCGCCATACAAAGAGATTCCTTGGGAAATTCACTTCATTGTCAGGATCTTCAATCGCGAATTTCAGTTTTTTCTCTTGGAGCTGTGAGGCCACGTACGCACCTACGTCTTCAGGTGTTGCTGCCCCTGCTTTTTCAGCTTCTTTATACAGATCGATGCCATTTTGATTGAAAGTCGGGTAAGACGGAAGCCACCCTAGCCGCGCCGCCAGCACATTGTAATCAGCGTGGTGCTTGTAGCGGGATGAAGCAGCAATCGGTGATGCCAAATCACTGATCGGCTGGTCCTCATAACGCCACTGATCTGTCGCAAAGTAGAAAAATGAGGTGCCATTTTGCAGCTTGGGCACGCCTTCCCAGTCCTTTGCAGTTGCAATCGTCTGCCACCCTTCAGCAGGTCGGAGCTTTTCCTGCCCCACGTAATGGGCCCAGCCTCCGCCGTTTACGCCTTGGGCGCCTACAAGTAAAACAAGATTTAACACTGCTCGGTAGATCGTGTCGGAGTTGAACCAGTGGTTAATGCCGGCCCCTACGATAATCATGGACCGGCCGTCTGTATCGATCGCATTTTGGGCAAACTCTCTGGCAATCTTAACGACAGCTTCTTTTTTGATTCCTGTCATTTGTTCCTGCCAGGCAGGCGTAAACGGCTCAGGGTCATCATAGGAGACAGCCGATCGTTCGCCGATGCCCCGGTTCACGCCGTAGTTAGCCAGTATCAAGTCAAACACGGTCGTGATGTACGTTTCTTCACCGTTCAGGTTCATTTTTTTAATAGGAAGATCCCGCTCGAGCACTTTGTTTCCGTCATTTGAAAAATACGGGATGCGCACCGTGCCGATTTCGTCCTCTATTCCCAGCACAGAGAGACGGGGTTCAATCGGTTCCCCGGTTTCTTCATCAATCATGTGCAGGTTCCATTTCTGCTGCCCGTCCCAGCGCGAGCCCATTGTCCCTTGGGGTATGGCAAATGAACTTGTCTGTTCATCCCAAACCGCAGGCTTCCACTGATCATGCTTTGTCTTCCGCCCGATGTCCTTCGCATGCAGAAACCGTCCCGCTGTGTATACGCCATTTTCTTTTGACAGAGTGACGAGAAATGGAAAATCAGTGTATTGCTTCGCGTACTCAATAAAACGTTCAGTTTCTTGGTTCACGTAAAATTCCTGCAGAATAACGTGACCCATCGCCATCGCAAGCGCCCCGTCAGTCCCTTGGCGAATACTCAGCCAGTCATCCGCGAACTTTGAGGATTCCGCAAAATCTGGACTGATCGAAATGACCTTAGCGCCTTTATAGCGGGCCTCCGCCAAAAAATGCGCGTCAGGCGTTCTCGTTAACGGAACGTTGGAGCCCCATGTGATAATATAGCCGGAATTGTACCAATCACTGCTTTCCGGAACGTCCGTCTGGTCACCCCAAATTTGCGGGGATGCTGGAGGAAGATCCGCATACCAGTCATAAAAACTGAGCATAGGGCCTCCGATTAACGACATAAACCGGGAGCCTGATGCGTGGCTGATCATGGACATGGCCGGAATCGGAGAAAAACCGACGTTTCGGTCAGGCCCGTATTTCATCACTGTATACAGCAGAGAGGCTGAAATCAGCTTCAGCACCTCCGGCCATTCAGCGCGCACAAAACCGCCTTTCCCTCTCGCCTGTTTATAGGACTTCGCTTTTTCAGGGTTTTCGACGATCGATTTCCAGGCTTCCAATGGATTTTGATGCGTCTGCAATGCCTCCCGCCACAAATTGATCAGCACACCGCGCACGTATGGATATTTCACACGGAGCGGGCTGTAGATATACCATGAAAAACTGGCCCCCCGCGGGCAGCCTCTCGGTTCAAAATCAGGCATATCCGGGCCTGTTG from Bacillus subtilis subsp. subtilis str. 168 encodes the following:
- the ywjA gene encoding putative ABC lipid transporter (ATP-binding protein) (Evidence 3: Putative function from multiple computational evidences; PubMedId: 12119303, 12354229, 25652542; Product type t: transporter), with the protein product MLRQFFSYYKPYKTLFFLDFFSAIAGGLMELSFPLIVNYFIDTLLPGRDWGLIIATSIGLFAVYALSSALQYIVTYWGHMLGINIETDMRKSLFDHLQKLSFKFYDNNKTGTLMSKLTNDLMYIGEVAHHGPEDLFIAVMTILGAFGVMLFINWQLALLTFIIMPIVIWLALYFNKKMTKAFTTLNKDIGDFSARVENNIGGIRLVQAFGNEAFEKERFAVNNQRFRVTKLSSYKIMAKNGSISYMLTRFVTLFVLLCGTWFVIRGSLSYGEFVAFVLLTNVLFRPIDKINAIIEMYPRGIAGFKSYMELMETEPDIQDSPDSKDVSGLKGNIRYKHVSFGYDDHHNVLNDINLSIQAGETVAFVGPSGAGKSTLCSLLPRFYEASEGDITIDGISIKDMTLSSLRGQIGVVQQDVFLFSGTLRENIAYGRLGASEEDIWQAVKQAHLEELVHNMPDGLDTMIGERGVKLSGGQKQRLSIARMFLKNPSILILDEATSALDTETEAAIQKALQELSEGRTTLVIAHRLATIKDADRIVVVTNNGIEEQGRHQDLIEAGGLYSRLHQAQFGQMVHR
- the clsC gene encoding minor cardiolipin synthetase (Evidence 2b: Function from indirect experimental evidences (e.g. phenotypes); PubMedId: 14973018, 15743965, 16514141, 26025016; Product type e: enzyme); the protein is MLKRRLEFFFLYMMLIGAYVIWFFPVSRLEFYGGLLCYISIILFSIYSLILENRTSQHTLLWIHILVFFPIVGYVFYLFSGQLYVKGKLFKTKRMYNREKLRKLFDKEETPEVTGLKDNQERFFTYSIRAAHMNINTKSNIKVLKNGEETFPDIFKAMRKAESYIHIEYYMFKSDMLGRGMMDIMMEKARQGVEVRFLYDAAGSMKLARRDIMRMKQAGVDIVPFSPLKYGFFNQKLNFRNHRKIVIIDGKTGFVGGLNVGKEYISRDPYIGFWRDTHLRLEGEIVQTLHAIFMLDWEYVSNEVLIDQEEYNTPVPVEGGGIYQIVATGPDMKESMSDLYYEMISSAQKSIWIATPYFVPNESIRTALKAAATKGVEVRVMVPEKNDSFLTQYASRSYFPELLLEGIEVYSYQKGFMHQKVMIIDGDLASVGTANMDMRSFQLNFEVNVFFTDAEAIRTLEAHFEEDMQESEKLSPVGFYKRGVADRTKESFARLFSGVL
- the narI gene encoding nitrate reductase (gamma subunit) (Evidence 1a: Function from experimental evidences in the studied strain; PubMedId: 7557333, 7860592, 8846791, 11289299, 15849754, 16850406, 22103536; Product type e: enzyme), with amino-acid sequence MSGQILWGIMPYIVLTIFIGGHIYRYQHDQFGWTAKSSELLEKKKLAAGSTLFHWGLLCVVGGHVMGILIPEGVYASLGISEHMYHKMAIGAGLPAGIAACTGLVILTYRRLFDKRIRKTSSPSDILTLLLLLFMMLSGVAATFLNIDSKGFDYRTTVGPWFREIVLFRPDASLMESVPLWFKFHIVIGYVVFILWPFTRLVHVFSLPLKYLTRSYVVYRKRS
- the narJ gene encoding nitrate reductase molybdenum cofactor assembly chaperone NarJ (Evidence 1a: Function from experimental evidences in the studied strain; PubMedId: 7557333, 7860592, 8846791, 11289299; Product type e: enzyme), which translates into the protein MNTTDRQITFSALSCLLSYPDEEWRAELPDWKALIQEIGNRQIREKLLHFFETSASYSPEALIEHYVYTFDFGKKTNMYVTYFNSGEQRERGIELLHLKNTYEQSGFLPTEKELPDYLPLMLEFAAAAEIEAARSVFEKYLSNVRELASRLEKNDSIYAELLHVLLAALENIGVRESVEGAVQA
- the narH gene encoding nitrate reductase (beta subunit) (Evidence 1a: Function from experimental evidences in the studied strain; PubMedId: 7557333, 7860592, 8846791, 11289299, 15849754, 16850406, 22103536; Product type e: enzyme): MKIKAQIGMVMNLDKCIGCHTCSVTCKNTWTNRSGAEYMYFNNVETKPGIGYPKQWEDQDKYKGGWTLKKGKLELKSGSKTNRLAGLFYNPNQPSIDDYYEPWNYDYETLTNSPQKKHQPVARPKSSLTGDFMNIEWGPNWEDDLAGGHITGLEDPNVQKMEESIKTEFDDVFMMYLPRICEHCINPACVSSCPSGAMYKREEDGIVLVDQNACRSWRYCVSSCPYKKVYFNWQTNKAEKCTLCFPRLEAGLPTICSETCVGRIRYLGVMLYDADKVEEAASVENEKDLYHSQLDVFLDPNDPEVAKLAKEQGIPAEWIEAAQQSPIYKMIIDWKIALPLHPEYRTLPMVWYIPPLSPIMNLFEGKGSRQTAEDIFPAIDQMRIPIDYLAQLLTAGDTDHIRSTLKKMSVMRQYMRAVQTNKSIDPELISSVGLTEQQIEDMYRLLAIAKYDDRFVIPSSHREEVSDLYAEQGSCGLSFSGGPGSCF
- the narG gene encoding nitrate reductase (alpha subunit) (Evidence 2a: Function from experimental evidences in other organisms; PubMedId: 11289299, 7557333, 7860592, 8846791; Product type e: enzyme) — encoded protein: MKKKKRSPLFRRLNYFSPIEHHSNKHSQTTREDRDWENVYRNRWQYDKVVRSTHGVNCTGSCSWNIYVKNGIVTWEGQNLNYPSTGPDMPDFEPRGCPRGASFSWYIYSPLRVKYPYVRGVLINLWREALQTHQNPLEAWKSIVENPEKAKSYKQARGKGGFVRAEWPEVLKLISASLLYTVMKYGPDRNVGFSPIPAMSMISHASGSRFMSLIGGPMLSFYDWYADLPPASPQIWGDQTDVPESSDWYNSGYIITWGSNVPLTRTPDAHFLAEARYKGAKVISISPDFAESSKFADDWLSIRQGTDGALAMAMGHVILQEFYVNQETERFIEYAKQYTDFPFLVTLSKENGVYTAGRFLHAKDIGRKTKHDQWKPAVWDEQTSSFAIPQGTMGSRWDGQQKWNLHMIDEETGEPIEPRLSVLGIEDEIGTVRIPYFSNDGNKVLERDLPIKKMNLNGEETYITTVFDLILANYGVNRGIGERSAVSYDDPEPFTPAWQEQMTGIKKEAVVKIAREFAQNAIDTDGRSMIIVGAGINHWFNSDTIYRAVLNLVLLVGAQGVNGGGWAHYVGQEKLRPAEGWQTIATAKDWEGVPKLQNGTSFFYFATDQWRYEDQPISDLASPIAASSRYKHHADYNVLAARLGWLPSYPTFNQNGIDLYKEAEKAGAATPEDVGAYVASQLQEKKLKFAIEDPDNEVNFPRNLFVWRANLISSSGKGHEYFLKHLLGTTNGLMNDDSDSIRPEEIKWREQAPEGKLDLLINLDFRMAGTALYSDIVLPAATWYEKHDLSSTDMHPFIHPFAPAISAPWESKSDWDIFKALSKAVSDLAEEVDMEPVKEVVATPLLHDTMQELAQPFGKINDWSKGECEAIPGKTMPNIQVVERDYKHIFHKMTALGPNVALKPSGTKGMSWSIADEYESLKQRLGEITSDSVAKGCPNISEAKQAAEAILTLSSTSNGKVAVKAWESLENITNLKLKDLAEEREEECFTFEQITAQPKTVITSPAFTGSEKGGRRYSPFTTNVEKLIPWRTLTGRQSYYVDHELMMEFGETMATFKPILQHRPFLSKRPDQEGKEIVLNYLTPHNKWSVHSMYFDSLPMLTLFRGGPTVWMNKDDAEDTDIKDNDWIECFNRNGVVVARAVLSHRIPKGMAFMHHAQDRHINVPGTKLTNNRGGTHNSPTRIHVKPTQMIGGYAQLSYGFNYYGPTGNQRDLNVVIRKLKEVDWLED